In one window of Streptomyces griseus subsp. griseus DNA:
- a CDS encoding DNA-directed RNA polymerase subunit beta' produces the protein MLDVNFFDELRIGLATADDIRTWSHGEVKKPETINYRTLKPEKDGLFCEKIFGPTRDWECYCGKYKRVRFKGIICERCGVEVTRAKVRRERMGHIELAAPVTHIWYFKGVPSRLGYLLDLAPKDLEKVIYFAAYMITFVDEERRTRDLPSLEAHVSVERQQTENRRDSDLEARAKKLETDLAELEAEGAKADVRRKVREGAEREMKQLRDRAQREIDRLDEVWSRFKNLKVQDLEGDELLYRELRDRFGTYFDGCMGAAALQKRLESFDLDEEAERLREIIRTGKGQKKTRALKRLKVVSAFLQTSNKPKGMVLDCVPVIPPDLRPMVQLDGGRFATSDLNDLYRRVINRNNRLKRLLDLGAPEIIVNNEKRMLQEAVDALFDNGRRGRPVTGPGNRPLKSLSDMLKGKQGRFRQNLLGKRVDYSARSVIVVGPQLKLHQCGLPKAMALELFKPFVMKRLVDLNHAQNIKSAKRMVERGRTVVYDVLEEVIAEHPVLLNRAPTLHRLGIQAFEPQLVEGKAIQIHPLVCTAFNADFDGDQMAVHLPLSAEAQAEARILMLSSNNILKPADGRPVTMPTQDMVLGLFFLTTDGELRDTKGEGRAFGSTAEAIMAFDAGELALQSSVDIRFPVGTMPPRGWVPPVAEENEPEYQPGDTFRLRTSLGRALFNELLPEDYPFVDYSVGKKQLSEIVNDLAERYPKVIVAATLDNLKAAGFHWATRSGVTVSVADIVVPEAKKAIVKGYEEQDEKVQKQYERGLITKDERTQELIAIWTKATNEVAEAMNANFPKTNPIFMMVDSGARGNMMQMRQIAGMRGLVSNAKNETIPRPIKASFREGLTVLEYFISTHGARKGLADTALRTADSGYLTRRLVDVSQDVIIREEDCGTDRGLKLKIAVKGADGVLRKTEDVETSVYARMLAEDVVVDGKVIAPANVDLGDVLIDALVGAGVEEVKTRSVLTCESAVGTCAFCYGRSLATGKLVDIGEAVGIIAAQSIGEPGTQLTMRTFHTGGVAGDDITQGLPRVVELFEARTPKDVAPISEAKGRVRIEETEKTKKLVVTPDDGSDETAFPISKRARLLVGEGDPVEVGQKLTVGATNPHDVLRILGQRAVQVHLVGEVQKVYNSQGVSIHDKHIEIIIRQMLRRVTIIESGDAELLPGELVERSKFETENRRVVTEGGHPASGRPQLMGITKASLATESWLSAASFQETTRVLTDAAINAKSDSLIGLKENVIIGKLIPAGTGLSRYRNIRVEPTEEAKAAMYSAVGYDDIDYSPFGTGSGQAVPLEDYDYGPYNQ, from the coding sequence GTGCTCGACGTCAACTTCTTCGACGAGCTGCGGATCGGCCTTGCCACCGCGGACGACATCCGGACCTGGTCCCACGGCGAAGTGAAGAAGCCGGAGACCATCAACTACCGCACGCTCAAGCCCGAGAAGGACGGACTCTTCTGCGAGAAGATCTTCGGTCCGACCCGGGACTGGGAGTGCTACTGCGGCAAGTACAAGCGTGTCCGCTTCAAGGGCATCATCTGTGAGCGCTGCGGCGTCGAGGTCACTCGCGCCAAGGTGCGTCGTGAGCGGATGGGCCACATCGAGCTGGCCGCTCCCGTCACCCACATCTGGTACTTCAAGGGCGTCCCGTCGCGCCTCGGCTACCTGCTGGACCTCGCGCCGAAGGACCTGGAAAAGGTCATCTACTTCGCCGCGTACATGATCACGTTCGTGGACGAGGAGCGTCGTACCCGCGACCTGCCGTCCCTGGAGGCGCACGTCTCCGTAGAGCGTCAGCAGACCGAGAACCGCCGCGACTCCGACCTGGAGGCCCGCGCCAAGAAGCTCGAGACCGACCTGGCCGAGCTGGAGGCCGAGGGCGCCAAGGCCGACGTGCGCCGCAAGGTGCGCGAAGGTGCCGAGCGTGAGATGAAGCAGCTGCGCGACCGTGCGCAGCGCGAGATCGACCGTCTCGACGAGGTGTGGAGCCGCTTCAAGAACCTCAAGGTCCAGGACCTGGAGGGCGACGAGCTGCTCTACCGCGAGCTGCGTGACCGCTTCGGCACGTACTTCGACGGCTGCATGGGCGCCGCCGCGCTGCAGAAGCGCCTGGAGTCCTTCGACCTCGACGAGGAGGCCGAGCGCCTCCGCGAGATCATCCGTACCGGCAAGGGCCAGAAGAAGACCCGTGCGCTCAAGCGCCTCAAGGTCGTCTCCGCGTTCCTGCAGACCAGCAACAAGCCCAAGGGCATGGTGCTGGACTGCGTGCCGGTCATCCCGCCGGACCTGCGTCCGATGGTGCAGCTGGACGGTGGCCGCTTCGCGACCTCCGACCTGAACGACCTGTACCGCCGTGTGATCAACCGCAACAACCGCCTGAAGCGCCTTCTCGACCTCGGTGCGCCCGAGATCATCGTGAACAACGAGAAGCGCATGCTCCAGGAGGCCGTCGACGCGCTCTTCGACAACGGCCGTCGTGGTCGCCCGGTCACGGGCCCCGGCAACCGTCCGCTGAAGTCGCTCTCCGACATGCTCAAGGGCAAGCAGGGCCGCTTCCGTCAGAACCTGCTCGGCAAGCGTGTGGACTACTCCGCGCGTTCCGTGATCGTCGTCGGTCCGCAGCTCAAGCTGCACCAGTGCGGTCTGCCGAAGGCCATGGCGCTGGAGCTCTTCAAGCCGTTCGTGATGAAGCGCCTGGTGGACCTGAACCACGCGCAGAACATCAAGTCGGCCAAGCGCATGGTCGAGCGTGGCCGCACCGTCGTGTACGACGTCCTCGAAGAGGTCATCGCCGAGCACCCGGTGCTGCTGAACCGTGCGCCCACCCTGCACCGCCTCGGCATCCAGGCCTTCGAGCCGCAGCTGGTCGAGGGCAAGGCCATCCAGATCCACCCGCTCGTCTGCACCGCGTTCAACGCGGACTTCGACGGTGACCAGATGGCCGTGCACCTGCCGCTCTCCGCGGAGGCGCAGGCCGAGGCCCGCATCCTGATGCTGTCCTCGAACAACATCCTGAAGCCGGCCGACGGCCGTCCCGTCACCATGCCGACCCAGGACATGGTGCTGGGGCTGTTCTTCCTCACCACCGACGGTGAACTCCGCGACACCAAGGGCGAGGGCCGCGCGTTCGGTTCCACGGCCGAGGCGATCATGGCGTTCGACGCCGGCGAGCTGGCGCTCCAGTCGTCCGTCGACATCCGCTTCCCGGTCGGCACCATGCCGCCGCGTGGCTGGGTGCCGCCGGTCGCCGAGGAGAACGAGCCGGAGTACCAGCCGGGCGACACCTTCCGGCTGCGGACCAGCCTGGGCCGCGCGCTCTTCAACGAGCTGCTGCCCGAGGACTACCCGTTCGTCGACTACTCGGTGGGCAAGAAGCAGCTCTCCGAGATCGTCAACGACCTGGCCGAGCGCTACCCCAAGGTCATCGTGGCGGCGACGCTCGACAACCTGAAGGCGGCGGGCTTCCACTGGGCCACCCGTTCCGGCGTGACCGTCTCCGTGGCGGACATCGTCGTCCCCGAGGCCAAGAAGGCCATCGTCAAGGGGTACGAGGAGCAGGACGAGAAGGTCCAGAAGCAGTACGAGCGCGGTCTGATCACCAAGGACGAGCGCACGCAGGAGCTCATCGCGATCTGGACCAAGGCGACCAACGAGGTCGCCGAGGCGATGAACGCGAACTTCCCCAAGACCAACCCCATCTTCATGATGGTTGACTCGGGTGCCCGAGGAAACATGATGCAGATGCGGCAGATCGCCGGTATGCGTGGTCTGGTGTCGAACGCGAAGAACGAGACCATCCCGCGTCCGATCAAGGCGTCCTTCCGTGAGGGCCTCACCGTTCTGGAGTACTTCATCTCCACGCACGGTGCCCGTAAGGGTCTGGCGGACACCGCCCTGCGTACCGCCGACTCGGGTTACCTGACCCGTCGTCTGGTGGACGTCTCGCAGGACGTGATCATCCGCGAGGAGGACTGCGGCACCGACCGCGGCCTGAAGCTGAAGATCGCCGTCAAGGGCGCCGACGGCGTGCTCCGCAAGACGGAGGACGTCGAGACCTCGGTCTACGCCCGCATGCTCGCCGAGGACGTCGTGGTGGACGGCAAGGTCATCGCGCCTGCCAACGTCGACCTCGGTGACGTCCTGATCGACGCCCTGGTGGGCGCCGGCGTCGAGGAGGTCAAGACCCGCTCGGTCCTGACCTGTGAGTCCGCGGTCGGCACCTGTGCCTTCTGCTACGGACGCTCGCTCGCCACCGGCAAGCTGGTCGACATCGGTGAGGCGGTCGGCATCATCGCCGCCCAGTCCATCGGTGAGCCCGGCACCCAGCTGACGATGCGTACCTTCCACACCGGTGGTGTGGCCGGTGACGACATCACCCAGGGTCTGCCCCGAGTCGTCGAGCTCTTCGAGGCCCGTACGCCGAAGGATGTCGCCCCGATCTCCGAGGCCAAGGGCCGCGTGCGGATCGAGGAGACCGAGAAGACCAAGAAGCTCGTCGTCACCCCGGACGACGGCAGCGACGAGACGGCGTTCCCGATCTCGAAGCGTGCCCGTCTGCTCGTGGGCGAGGGCGACCCGGTCGAGGTGGGCCAGAAGCTCACCGTCGGTGCGACCAACCCGCACGACGTGCTGCGCATCCTCGGCCAGCGTGCGGTCCAGGTCCACCTGGTCGGCGAAGTCCAGAAGGTCTACAACTCGCAGGGCGTGTCGATCCACGACAAGCACATCGAGATCATCATCCGGCAGATGCTCCGCCGGGTGACGATCATCGAGTCCGGCGACGCGGAGCTGCTTCCGGGCGAGCTGGTGGAGCGGTCGAAGTTCGAGACCGAGAACCGTCGTGTGGTCACCGAGGGCGGTCACCCCGCCTCCGGCCGTCCGCAGCTGATGGGTATCACCAAGGCCTCGCTGGCCACCGAGTCGTGGCTGTCGGCGGCGTCCTTCCAGGAGACGACCAGGGTCCTGACCGACGCGGCGATCAACGCCAAGTCGGACTCCCTGATCGGCCTCAAGGAGAACGTCATCATCGGTAAGCTCATCCCGGCCGGTACGGGCCTGTCCCGCTACCGCAACATCCGGGTGGAGCCCACCGAGGAGGCCAAGGCCGCGATGTACTCGGCCGTCGGCTACGACGACATCGACTACTCGCCGTTCGGCACCGGCTCCGGCCAGGCCGTCCCGCTGGAGGACTACGACTACGGTCCGTACAACCAGTAA
- the rpsL gene encoding 30S ribosomal protein S12 — translation MPTIQQLVRKGRQDKVEKNKTPALEGSPQRRGVCTRVFTTTPKKPNSALRKVARVRLTSGIEVTAYIPGEGHNLQEHSIVLVRGGRVKDLPGVRYKIIRGSLDTQGVKNRKQARSRYGAKKEK, via the coding sequence GTGCCTACGATCCAGCAGCTGGTCCGGAAGGGCCGGCAGGACAAGGTCGAGAAGAACAAGACGCCCGCGCTCGAGGGTTCGCCCCAGCGTCGCGGTGTCTGCACGCGTGTGTTCACGACCACCCCGAAGAAGCCGAACTCGGCGCTCCGTAAGGTCGCGCGTGTGCGTCTGACCTCCGGCATCGAGGTCACGGCCTACATCCCGGGTGAGGGACACAACCTGCAGGAGCACTCCATCGTGCTCGTGCGTGGTGGCCGTGTGAAGGACCTGCCGGGTGTTCGTTACAAGATCATCCGCGGCTCCCTTGACACCCAGGGTGTCAAGAACCGCAAGCAGGCCCGCAGCCGCTACGGCGCCAAGAAGGAGAAGTAA
- the rpsG gene encoding 30S ribosomal protein S7, protein MPRKGPAPKRPVIIDPVYSSPLVTSLINKILLDGKRSTAERIVYGAMEGLREKTGNDPVITLKRALENVKPSLEVKSRRVGGATYQVPIEVKPGRASTLALRWLVGYSRARREKTMTERLMNELLDASNGLGASVKKREDTHKMAESNKAFAHYRW, encoded by the coding sequence ATGCCTCGTAAGGGCCCCGCCCCGAAGCGCCCGGTCATCATCGACCCGGTCTACAGCTCTCCTCTTGTCACCTCGCTGATCAACAAGATCCTCCTCGACGGCAAGCGTTCCACCGCCGAGCGGATCGTGTACGGCGCCATGGAAGGCCTCCGCGAGAAGACCGGCAACGACCCGGTCATCACGCTGAAGCGCGCGCTTGAGAACGTCAAGCCCTCGCTCGAGGTCAAGTCCCGCCGTGTCGGTGGCGCCACCTACCAGGTGCCGATCGAGGTCAAGCCCGGTCGCGCCTCCACCCTCGCTCTGCGCTGGCTCGTCGGTTACTCCCGCGCCCGCCGCGAGAAGACCATGACCGAGCGCCTCATGAACGAACTGCTCGACGCCTCCAACGGCCTCGGCGCTTCGGTCAAGAAGCGCGAGGACACCCACAAGATGGCCGAGTCCAACAAGGCCTTCGCGCACTACCGCTGGTAG
- the fusA gene encoding elongation factor G: MATTSLDLAKVRNIGIMAHIDAGKTTTTERILFYTGVSYKIGEVHDGAATMDWMEQEQERGITITSAATTCHWPLNDVDHTINIIDTPGHVDFTVEVERSLRVLDGAVTVFDGVAGVEPQSETVWRQADRYGVPRICFVNKLDRTGADFFRCVDMIVERLGATPIVMQLPIGAEADFTGVVDLVSMKAFVYPEEAAKGEMYNVIDIPENLQEQAAEWRGKLLEAVAENDDAMMELYLEGDEPTQEQLHEAIRRITLASKGSADSVTVTPVFCGTAFKNKGVQPLLDAVVRYLPSPLDVEAIEGHDVKDPEKVIARKPSDDEPFSGLAFKIASDPHLGKLTFVRIYSGRLEAGTAVLNSVKGKKERIGKIYRMHANKREEIASVGAGDIIAVMGLKQTTTGETLCDDKNPVILESMDFPAPVIQVAIEPKSKGDQEKLGVAIQRLSEEDPSFQVHSDEETGQTIIGGMGELHLEVLVDRMKREFRVEANVGKPQVAYRETIRKAVERIDFTHKKQTGGTGQFAKVQIALEPIEGGDASYEFVNKVTGGRIPREYIPSVDAGAQEAMQFGILAGYEMVGVRVTLLDGGYHEVDSSELAFKIAGSQAFKEGARKASPVLLEPMMAVEVTTPEDYMGDVIGDLNSRRGQIQAMEERSGARVVKGLVPLSEMFGYVGDLRSKTSGRASYSMQFDSYAEVPRNVAEEIIAKAKGE; the protein is encoded by the coding sequence ATGGCCACCACTTCGCTTGACCTGGCCAAGGTCCGCAACATCGGGATCATGGCCCACATCGACGCGGGCAAGACGACCACCACTGAGCGGATCCTCTTCTACACCGGTGTGAGCTACAAGATCGGTGAAGTCCACGACGGCGCTGCCACGATGGACTGGATGGAGCAGGAGCAGGAGCGCGGCATCACGATCACGTCTGCCGCGACGACCTGTCACTGGCCGCTCAACGATGTTGACCACACCATCAACATCATCGACACCCCGGGTCACGTCGACTTCACCGTCGAGGTGGAGCGTTCGCTCCGCGTCCTCGACGGCGCTGTCACCGTGTTCGACGGTGTGGCCGGCGTCGAGCCGCAGTCCGAGACCGTCTGGCGTCAGGCGGACCGCTACGGCGTTCCGCGTATCTGCTTCGTCAACAAGCTGGACCGCACCGGTGCGGACTTCTTCCGCTGCGTCGACATGATCGTGGAGCGCCTCGGCGCGACCCCGATCGTCATGCAGCTCCCCATCGGCGCCGAAGCGGACTTCACGGGCGTTGTCGACCTCGTGTCGATGAAGGCCTTCGTGTACCCCGAAGAGGCCGCCAAGGGCGAGATGTACAACGTCATCGACATCCCGGAGAACCTCCAGGAGCAGGCCGCCGAGTGGCGCGGCAAGCTCCTCGAGGCCGTCGCCGAGAACGACGACGCCATGATGGAGCTGTACCTGGAGGGCGACGAGCCCACCCAGGAGCAGCTGCACGAGGCGATCCGCCGCATCACCCTGGCCTCCAAGGGCAGCGCCGACTCCGTCACCGTCACCCCGGTGTTCTGTGGCACCGCGTTCAAGAACAAGGGCGTCCAGCCCCTGCTCGACGCGGTCGTGCGCTACCTGCCCTCCCCCCTGGACGTCGAGGCCATCGAGGGCCACGACGTCAAGGACCCGGAGAAGGTCATCGCCCGTAAGCCCTCGGACGACGAGCCGTTCTCCGGCCTGGCGTTCAAGATCGCGAGCGACCCGCACCTGGGCAAGCTCACCTTCGTCCGGATCTACTCCGGTCGCCTGGAGGCCGGCACCGCGGTGCTGAACTCCGTCAAGGGCAAGAAGGAGCGCATCGGCAAGATCTACCGCATGCACGCGAACAAGCGTGAGGAGATCGCGTCGGTGGGCGCCGGCGACATCATCGCCGTCATGGGCCTGAAGCAGACCACCACCGGTGAGACGCTGTGCGACGACAAGAACCCGGTCATCCTGGAGTCCATGGACTTCCCGGCGCCGGTCATCCAGGTCGCCATCGAGCCCAAGTCCAAGGGTGACCAGGAGAAGCTGGGTGTCGCCATCCAGCGCCTCTCCGAGGAGGACCCCTCCTTCCAGGTGCACTCCGACGAGGAGACCGGCCAGACCATCATCGGTGGTATGGGCGAGCTTCACCTCGAGGTGCTCGTCGACCGCATGAAGCGCGAGTTCCGCGTCGAGGCGAACGTCGGCAAGCCGCAGGTCGCGTACCGCGAGACGATCCGCAAGGCCGTCGAGCGCATCGACTTCACGCACAAGAAGCAGACCGGTGGTACCGGTCAGTTCGCGAAGGTCCAGATCGCCCTTGAGCCCATCGAGGGTGGCGACGCGTCCTACGAGTTCGTCAACAAGGTCACCGGTGGCCGCATCCCCCGTGAGTACATTCCCTCGGTGGACGCGGGTGCCCAGGAAGCCATGCAGTTCGGCATCCTGGCCGGTTACGAGATGGTCGGCGTCCGCGTCACCCTTCTCGACGGTGGTTACCACGAGGTCGACTCCTCGGAGCTCGCCTTCAAGATCGCCGGTTCGCAGGCGTTCAAGGAGGGTGCCCGCAAGGCCTCTCCCGTGCTCCTTGAGCCGATGATGGCCGTCGAGGTCACCACGCCCGAGGACTACATGGGCGATGTCATCGGCGACCTCAACTCCCGCCGTGGCCAGATCCAGGCCATGGAGGAGCGCAGCGGCGCTCGCGTCGTGAAGGGCCTCGTGCCCCTCTCGGAGATGTTCGGCTACGTCGGAGACCTCCGCAGCAAGACCTCGGGTCGCGCAAGCTACTCGATGCAGTTCGACTCCTACGCCGAGGTTCCGCGGAACGTCGCCGAGGAGATCATCGCGAAGGCCAAGGGCGAGTAA
- the tuf gene encoding elongation factor Tu — MAKAKFERTKPHVNIGTIGHIDHGKTTLTAAITKVLHDAYPDLNEASAFDQIDKAPEERQRGITISIAHVEYQTESRHYAHVDCPGHADYIKNMITGAAQMDGAILVVAATDGPMPQTKEHVLLARQVGVPYIVVALNKADMVDDEEIMELVELEVRELLSEYEFPGDDLPVVRVSALKALEGDKEWGQSVLNLMAAVDESIPQPERDVEKPFLMPIEDVFTITGRGTVVTGRIERGVLKVNETVDIVGIKTEKTTTTVTGIEMFRKLLDEGQAGENVGLLLRGIKREDVERGQVIIKPGSVTPHTEFQAQSYILSKDEGGRHTPFFNNYRPQFYFRTTDVTGVVTLPEGTEMVMPGDNTLMDVALIQPVAMEEGLKFAIREGGRTVGAGQVTKIIK, encoded by the coding sequence GTGGCGAAGGCAAAGTTCGAGCGGACTAAGCCGCACGTCAACATCGGCACCATCGGTCACATCGACCACGGTAAGACGACCCTCACGGCCGCCATTACCAAGGTGCTGCACGACGCGTACCCGGACCTGAACGAGGCCTCGGCCTTCGACCAGATCGACAAGGCTCCCGAAGAGCGCCAGCGCGGTATCACCATCTCCATCGCGCACGTCGAGTACCAGACGGAGTCGCGTCACTACGCGCACGTCGACTGCCCGGGTCACGCCGACTACATCAAGAACATGATCACGGGTGCGGCGCAGATGGACGGCGCCATCCTCGTCGTCGCCGCCACCGACGGCCCGATGCCGCAGACCAAGGAGCACGTGCTCCTGGCCCGCCAGGTCGGCGTTCCGTACATCGTCGTCGCCCTGAACAAGGCCGACATGGTGGACGACGAGGAGATCATGGAGCTCGTCGAGCTCGAGGTCCGTGAGCTCCTCTCCGAGTACGAGTTCCCGGGCGACGACCTCCCGGTCGTGCGCGTCTCGGCGCTCAAGGCTCTCGAGGGCGACAAGGAGTGGGGCCAGTCGGTCCTGAACCTGATGGCCGCCGTGGACGAGTCCATCCCGCAGCCCGAGCGTGACGTCGAGAAGCCGTTCCTCATGCCGATCGAGGACGTCTTCACGATCACCGGTCGCGGTACGGTCGTCACCGGCCGCATCGAGCGTGGTGTCCTCAAGGTCAACGAGACCGTCGACATCGTCGGTATCAAGACCGAGAAGACCACCACCACGGTCACCGGCATCGAGATGTTCCGCAAGCTCCTCGACGAGGGCCAGGCCGGTGAGAACGTCGGTCTCCTCCTCCGTGGCATCAAGCGCGAGGACGTCGAGCGCGGCCAGGTCATCATCAAGCCGGGTTCGGTCACGCCGCACACCGAGTTCCAGGCGCAGTCCTACATCCTGTCGAAGGACGAGGGTGGCCGTCACACCCCGTTCTTCAACAACTACCGCCCGCAGTTCTACTTCCGTACCACGGACGTGACGGGCGTTGTGACCCTCCCCGAGGGCACCGAGATGGTCATGCCGGGTGACAACACCCTCATGGACGTCGCGCTGATCCAGCCGGTCGCCATGGAAGAGGGCCTGAAGTTCGCCATCCGTGAGGGTGGCCGGACCGTGGGCGCCGGCCAGGTCACCAAGATCATCAAGTAG
- a CDS encoding S1 family peptidase, with product MRIARLVPAALAAAATVLALLSPAATAAPQPPLQDAPPPTTQIIGGGQASNAPWAARLFSQGRETCSATIIAPTWILTAKHCVTGGGLSFRIGSLDQHSGGVVANGTQTYTHSSDLALVRLDRSVQTTYSRLGNPGSVSVGQSVQVWGWGATSQCGSEANCQSRYLKVANVTVTGGCGDAYGGSAICARRGNGITAGGDSGGPMTANGIQVGVASTSDRQTTTAYTNVTAYRSWIQSVAGV from the coding sequence ATGCGAATAGCAAGGCTAGTTCCCGCTGCCCTCGCCGCCGCGGCCACCGTCCTCGCTCTTCTCAGCCCCGCCGCCACCGCCGCCCCGCAGCCCCCGCTCCAGGACGCCCCGCCCCCGACCACGCAGATCATCGGCGGCGGCCAGGCGTCCAACGCCCCCTGGGCCGCGCGGCTCTTCTCCCAGGGCAGAGAGACCTGTTCGGCGACGATCATCGCGCCGACCTGGATCCTCACCGCCAAGCACTGCGTCACCGGCGGCGGCCTGTCGTTCCGCATCGGCAGCCTCGACCAGCACAGCGGCGGCGTGGTCGCCAACGGCACCCAGACCTACACCCACAGCTCGGACCTGGCGCTGGTCCGCCTGGACCGCTCCGTGCAGACGACCTACTCCCGCCTGGGCAACCCCGGTTCGGTGAGCGTCGGCCAGAGCGTCCAGGTCTGGGGCTGGGGCGCCACCTCGCAGTGCGGCTCGGAGGCCAACTGCCAGTCCCGCTACCTGAAGGTCGCCAACGTGACCGTGACCGGCGGCTGCGGTGACGCGTACGGCGGCTCGGCGATCTGCGCCCGCCGCGGCAACGGCATCACCGCCGGCGGTGACTCCGGCGGCCCGATGACGGCCAACGGCATCCAGGTCGGCGTGGCCTCCACCAGCGACCGGCAGACCACGACGGCGTACACGAACGTCACCGCGTACCGCTCCTGGATCCAGTCCGTCGCGGGCGTCTGA
- a CDS encoding PIG-L family deacetylase gives MPRRTLLLTATATAALAGCAVPAPRRRGPVPDPAPGLAIASTRRARIMQLLAHPDDDLYFMNPDTRQCLDAGTPLVCVYLTAGEADGVNRIPGAPRPAPDRAAYSSSRHQGLRQAYAELLGLDRFTPWEKSVLPLHGGHRAELNVLVHGARRVELVFLNTAMHTGRGRLGLPSLWQDRRLVLRTVVADNSPLGRAGSYTYDGLVDVLTGLLERYRPTLVHTLDPDPDLQFSSEAQRRRDSEQRGYSDHADHTATGCFAWAALIRWVARATAAGEPVPGFTVSSFRGYYNRHWPKNLPPKVLERKAAHLVPYGGSPGWECGNPSGCGDYNVGGDRPLTNPKGWVRSTHHRYPGPRPALASGSDGRLTAYGVLGLRAVRWRENAPGSGVWDAPDDLGGGPLAPVLGSAVTADGRHMLFGLRFAALGGHGSENEREIVVLEQRSPGGPFRAWRGLGNPATGRDHGRRIGVPVAVTAPDGRVHLFVRNAEKGLSTRVRDAGTGRWGGWRDLGGGEVQDGLTAVADAAGRVHVYAAGHHAVHHWTQDAPGGEVTARPQLADGPVPSHAPAAVPAPDGSVDLYYRAAARAALTTVTGSGSPAPHFDGYGPVAAAPAPRGPVLLGRTAEGALHLRTAGSTAVRSRGTVALDGAALHLGADGAPTVVGFGPDAAPWIWRPVGAA, from the coding sequence CTGCCCCGGCGCACGCTCCTCCTCACGGCCACCGCGACCGCCGCGCTCGCCGGATGTGCCGTACCGGCACCGAGGCGCCGGGGGCCGGTGCCGGACCCGGCGCCGGGGCTGGCCATAGCGTCCACCCGGCGCGCGCGGATCATGCAGCTGCTGGCCCACCCGGACGACGACCTGTACTTCATGAACCCGGACACCCGGCAGTGCCTGGACGCCGGGACCCCGCTGGTCTGCGTCTATCTGACCGCGGGCGAGGCGGACGGCGTCAACAGGATCCCGGGCGCACCCCGCCCGGCCCCGGACCGGGCCGCGTACTCCTCCTCCCGCCACCAGGGCCTGCGCCAGGCGTACGCCGAGCTCCTCGGCCTCGACCGCTTCACGCCCTGGGAGAAGTCGGTGCTCCCCCTGCACGGCGGCCACCGGGCCGAGCTGAACGTCCTGGTCCATGGGGCGCGCCGGGTCGAGTTGGTCTTCCTCAACACCGCGATGCACACCGGCCGGGGGCGTCTCGGGCTCCCGAGCCTCTGGCAGGACCGGCGGCTGGTGCTGCGTACCGTCGTGGCCGACAACTCCCCGCTGGGCAGGGCCGGTTCGTATACGTACGACGGTCTCGTCGATGTCCTCACCGGGCTGCTGGAGCGGTACCGGCCCACCCTCGTGCACACCCTGGACCCCGACCCGGACCTCCAGTTCAGCTCCGAGGCGCAGCGGCGCCGGGACAGCGAGCAGCGCGGGTACTCCGACCACGCCGACCACACCGCGACCGGCTGCTTCGCCTGGGCGGCGCTGATCCGCTGGGTGGCGCGGGCGACGGCGGCCGGGGAGCCCGTGCCCGGGTTCACGGTCTCCTCCTTCCGGGGCTACTACAACCGGCACTGGCCCAAGAACCTGCCGCCGAAGGTGCTGGAGCGGAAGGCCGCCCACCTCGTCCCGTACGGCGGCTCCCCCGGCTGGGAGTGCGGCAACCCGTCCGGCTGCGGCGACTACAACGTGGGCGGCGACCGGCCCCTGACCAACCCCAAGGGCTGGGTCCGCTCCACCCACCACCGCTATCCGGGCCCCCGCCCGGCCCTCGCCTCCGGGTCGGACGGCCGGCTCACCGCGTACGGGGTGCTGGGGCTGCGCGCCGTGCGGTGGCGCGAGAACGCACCCGGCAGCGGGGTCTGGGACGCGCCCGACGACCTCGGCGGCGGCCCGCTCGCGCCGGTGCTGGGCTCGGCGGTGACGGCGGACGGGCGGCACATGCTGTTCGGGCTGCGGTTCGCTGCGCTCGGCGGGCACGGCTCGGAGAACGAGCGCGAGATCGTGGTGCTGGAGCAGCGCTCGCCGGGCGGCCCGTTCCGCGCCTGGCGGGGGCTCGGCAACCCCGCCACCGGCCGCGACCACGGGCGCCGCATCGGCGTGCCGGTCGCCGTGACCGCGCCGGACGGCCGCGTCCACCTCTTCGTACGGAACGCGGAGAAGGGGCTGAGCACCCGGGTGCGCGACGCGGGCACCGGGCGCTGGGGCGGCTGGCGTGACCTGGGCGGCGGTGAGGTGCAGGACGGGCTGACGGCGGTCGCGGACGCGGCGGGGCGGGTGCATGTGTACGCCGCCGGGCACCACGCCGTGCACCACTGGACGCAGGACGCCCCGGGTGGTGAGGTCACCGCCCGTCCCCAGCTCGCCGATGGACCGGTCCCCTCCCACGCACCGGCCGCCGTGCCCGCGCCGGACGGATCGGTGGACCTCTACTACCGGGCCGCCGCCCGCGCCGCGCTCACCACCGTGACCGGCTCGGGCTCCCCCGCCCCGCACTTCGACGGCTACGGCCCGGTGGCCGCCGCACCCGCTCCCCGGGGCCCGGTCCTGCTCGGCCGCACCGCCGAGGGCGCGCTCCACCTCCGTACCGCCGGCTCCACCGCCGTACGCTCACGGGGGACCGTCGCCCTGGACGGGGCCGCGCTCCACCTCGGGGCGGACGGGGCGCCCACCGTCGTGGGGTTCGGGCCGGACGCGGCGCCGTGGATCTGGCGTCCCGTGGGCGCCGCGTAG